One genomic window of Paenibacillus xylanilyticus includes the following:
- a CDS encoding DUF4179 domain-containing protein has product MKPIPNDEDRLWEQHVFREEPEPDFTLQVMKKLDGVSMEREAEVNFFVKKSSKTHWMRRMGVTAAAVVILAGGTWFAWDYKIGSEQPAVNAVNNPPLPNIPVPEELKYSYLADDYKRLKPLGLVVNPNIHIEDQGYTLKIEDVLVDRSQIVITVQQNAPDGSTIYSVYPEMGRIHITDGQGNSIASLASFGDPIQNGSKYQRFVYQLQDEIPDEVVVRGELGYLNIGSYYNFETQSYEDKDVTVDWSFQFNIDMTKAKSLAVEAPMNNTYTTPEGLRLDMTQLVRTPNGTRLDMNVSLSEQLRAKVGEDWKNQLELLYHLEIPETNEYRVFNGIRSNARQAKFRLRDTSQLSLDGGQMRLSETWDPAIVTVNAKKIRFVLDGYTIPVRDEKSLEVDLEKMREDAEFYTYVLQFEQFGDEILFSDFNYKSLLDSYNASNGDREEYSLVLEGYGSFQNAYNGDHWVAVDQEGKEYPVEVMGFPDQPNTDGEYVADNLKLIVRGYYKGSGTKFTLKRTALVNGEYRDLNWKVDLPSFTSLPWQK; this is encoded by the coding sequence CGTGAAGCAGAAGTGAATTTTTTCGTGAAAAAGTCTTCCAAAACCCATTGGATGCGCCGTATGGGGGTTACAGCAGCGGCTGTTGTAATTCTTGCAGGGGGAACCTGGTTTGCTTGGGATTATAAAATAGGATCTGAGCAGCCTGCGGTCAACGCAGTGAATAATCCTCCGCTCCCCAATATTCCTGTACCAGAGGAACTGAAGTATTCCTATCTGGCTGATGATTACAAACGCCTAAAGCCGCTCGGTCTTGTGGTTAATCCTAATATTCATATCGAGGACCAGGGTTACACCCTTAAAATTGAAGATGTACTAGTGGACCGTTCGCAGATCGTGATTACTGTACAGCAAAATGCACCAGATGGGAGTACGATATATTCGGTTTATCCCGAAATGGGAAGAATTCATATCACAGATGGGCAAGGAAACTCGATTGCATCCTTAGCTTCATTTGGGGATCCAATTCAGAATGGTTCAAAATATCAGAGATTTGTATACCAGCTGCAGGATGAAATCCCCGATGAGGTGGTTGTACGCGGGGAGCTGGGGTATTTGAATATAGGAAGCTATTATAATTTCGAGACACAATCGTACGAAGACAAAGATGTCACGGTGGATTGGAGCTTCCAGTTCAATATCGATATGACCAAAGCCAAATCACTGGCTGTCGAAGCTCCTATGAATAACACATATACGACACCAGAAGGTTTGAGGTTGGATATGACACAGTTGGTGCGAACACCAAACGGAACCCGGCTTGACATGAATGTGAGTCTGAGTGAGCAGTTGCGTGCCAAAGTCGGAGAGGATTGGAAGAATCAACTGGAATTGCTGTACCATCTGGAGATACCTGAAACTAATGAGTACCGTGTATTTAACGGAATCAGGTCGAATGCCCGTCAAGCCAAATTTAGGTTAAGAGATACGAGTCAGTTAAGTCTGGATGGGGGACAGATGAGATTGTCTGAGACGTGGGACCCTGCTATTGTGACAGTGAATGCGAAGAAGATTCGCTTTGTCCTGGATGGGTACACCATCCCGGTAAGGGATGAGAAGTCCTTGGAAGTGGACCTGGAGAAGATGCGTGAGGATGCTGAATTTTACACTTACGTACTACAATTTGAACAATTTGGAGATGAGATTTTATTTTCTGATTTTAATTATAAATCTTTGTTGGATTCTTATAACGCTTCGAACGGAGATAGGGAAGAATACTCCCTTGTATTGGAGGGATATGGGTCTTTCCAGAATGCTTATAATGGAGATCATTGGGTGGCAGTCGATCAGGAAGGGAAAGAGTATCCTGTTGAAGTAATGGGTTTTCCAGATCAGCCCAATACTGACGGAGAATATGTTGCGGATAATCTGAAATTGATCGTCCGCGGCTATTACAAAGGAAGCGGAACGAAATTCACCTTAAAAAGAACAGCGCTAGTTAACGGAGAGTATCGCGATCTGAATTGGAAAGTAGATCTCCCATCGTTTACAAGCCTACCTTGGCAGAAATAA
- a CDS encoding LacI family DNA-binding transcriptional regulator: MSRKVSIQTLADQLGLSKYAVSRALSGKTGVSESTRARVLELARALGYRQNTPGSTGVAAAADQTEPPFALICMNQLNRREPHYWQRVLSGMISGCNERGWHHAIVSPSLGTGDEHTPPERAIAPHLDWERCAGVIVMGAFPHAVLQRLAQTGRPIVLVDHQEPLLNCDTISHDNLEAGITVVRYLLSLQSRRIGLITDDGRAASFAQRKIGMELALNHFHIGHGQAATFREWNVPYEQGEWVDQLAAEIKNMPEHERPDAWIGVNDDIALQWMNKLQEIGISTPQDCLVIGIDNVHSAATSSPPLTTVNLCKEELGQRAIEALQRRIERPGTPKETVMLATSLIPRESA; encoded by the coding sequence ATGTCCCGCAAAGTATCCATTCAGACACTGGCTGACCAGCTTGGATTATCGAAATATGCCGTTTCCCGTGCACTCAGTGGCAAGACAGGAGTCAGCGAGTCTACCCGCGCCCGTGTGCTTGAACTTGCGAGAGCTCTGGGTTATCGCCAAAATACACCAGGAAGCACCGGTGTCGCCGCTGCTGCAGACCAAACCGAACCGCCATTCGCGCTCATCTGCATGAATCAGCTAAACCGCAGGGAGCCTCACTACTGGCAGCGGGTGCTGTCCGGCATGATCTCAGGCTGTAATGAACGAGGCTGGCATCACGCGATTGTATCTCCTTCACTTGGTACGGGGGACGAACATACGCCACCGGAACGGGCCATTGCTCCCCATCTGGACTGGGAACGATGTGCGGGTGTCATTGTTATGGGCGCCTTTCCTCATGCCGTTCTGCAGCGGCTGGCTCAGACCGGTCGTCCCATCGTGCTGGTGGATCATCAGGAACCGCTCCTGAACTGTGATACGATCAGCCATGATAATCTGGAGGCAGGCATCACCGTTGTGCGGTATCTACTGTCCCTGCAATCCCGCAGAATCGGGTTAATCACGGACGATGGCCGTGCGGCCAGCTTCGCACAGCGCAAGATCGGCATGGAACTGGCATTGAATCATTTTCATATCGGCCACGGTCAAGCTGCCACATTCCGGGAATGGAATGTTCCTTATGAGCAAGGTGAGTGGGTAGACCAGCTCGCAGCCGAAATCAAAAACATGCCGGAGCATGAACGACCAGATGCCTGGATTGGCGTGAATGATGATATTGCCCTGCAATGGATGAACAAATTGCAGGAGATCGGAATCTCCACACCTCAAGACTGCCTCGTGATTGGCATTGATAACGTGCACTCTGCCGCAACGTCTTCCCCACCTTTGACAACAGTCAACCTGTGCAAGGAAGAGCTAGGACAGCGGGCCATTGAAGCTTTGCAAAGACGGATTGAACGCCCAGGGACACCGAAAGAAACCGTCATGCTCGCCACTTCCCTTATTCCGCGGGAATCGGCTTAA
- a CDS encoding glycoside hydrolase family 125 protein — translation MEQFRLPKIPMPHLELPQAVQDILAEADKKLQHRPRLLAQFRNCFPSTLETTTKLLDDGTTFVITGDIPAMWLRDSVEQVMHYVPLAKDDAALQRIIGGLIKRHMFYADIDVYANAFNETANGWHWDANDETEMSPWVWERKFELDSLCFSMKLAYAYWRETELTDIFDERFKRVMESVVHLWQTEQHHTEQSPYRFMRRNCPAHDTMRNAGMGMPVNYTGMIWSGFRPSDDACDFHYNIPANMFAAVTLRQMGEIAKWVFRDEQLVSEMERLEEDIRHGISLYGIYNHPVYGRIYAYETDGYGNHCLMDDAGTPGLMSIPYLEYAPVEDTVYQNTRRFILSKENPFYYEGQAAKGIGSPHTPPGYIWHMALSMQGLTADNDEEMLEMIERLENTDAGTGFMHEGFHADDPDTFTRPWFAWSNSLFSQLVYKAMQKGIL, via the coding sequence ATGGAACAGTTCAGATTACCGAAGATTCCCATGCCTCATCTGGAGTTGCCGCAGGCTGTGCAAGATATTCTGGCGGAGGCGGACAAGAAGCTGCAGCACAGACCGAGATTGCTCGCACAGTTCCGCAACTGCTTTCCGAGTACGCTCGAGACGACGACCAAACTGCTTGATGACGGTACAACGTTTGTCATTACAGGTGATATCCCAGCCATGTGGCTGCGTGATTCCGTAGAGCAAGTTATGCATTATGTGCCGCTCGCGAAGGACGATGCAGCATTACAACGGATTATCGGCGGACTGATCAAGCGCCATATGTTCTATGCTGACATTGATGTGTATGCCAATGCATTCAACGAAACAGCCAACGGCTGGCACTGGGATGCCAATGATGAGACAGAGATGTCGCCATGGGTATGGGAACGTAAATTCGAACTGGATTCCCTCTGCTTCTCGATGAAGCTGGCCTATGCGTACTGGCGTGAGACGGAATTGACAGATATTTTTGATGAACGCTTCAAAAGAGTGATGGAGAGTGTAGTCCATCTCTGGCAAACGGAGCAGCACCATACCGAGCAATCGCCATATCGGTTTATGCGCCGCAATTGTCCAGCCCATGATACGATGCGTAATGCGGGAATGGGAATGCCTGTGAACTACACCGGAATGATCTGGTCGGGTTTCCGTCCGAGTGATGATGCCTGTGATTTTCACTATAACATCCCCGCGAATATGTTCGCTGCGGTGACCTTGCGCCAGATGGGGGAGATCGCCAAATGGGTATTCCGGGACGAACAACTGGTTAGCGAAATGGAGCGGCTTGAAGAAGACATTCGCCATGGAATCTCTCTCTACGGCATATACAATCATCCGGTTTATGGACGAATCTATGCCTACGAAACAGACGGATACGGTAATCATTGCCTGATGGATGATGCAGGAACACCTGGACTAATGTCCATTCCGTATTTGGAATATGCACCCGTGGAGGATACCGTGTACCAGAATACGCGCAGGTTTATTCTGAGTAAGGAGAATCCGTTCTATTATGAAGGCCAAGCAGCCAAAGGGATCGGAAGCCCGCATACCCCGCCTGGATACATCTGGCATATGGCACTGTCCATGCAGGGACTGACCGCGGACAATGACGAGGAAATGCTGGAGATGATTGAACGGTTGGAAAATACGGATGCAGGGACCGGGTTCATGCATGAAGGCTTTCATGCAGATGATCCTGATACATTTACAAGACCTTGGTTTGCCTGGTCCAACAGCCTGTTCTCGCAGCTCGTGTACAAGGCCATGCAAAAAGGAATTCTATAG
- a CDS encoding Gfo/Idh/MocA family protein produces MSQQHRVLVAGCGAMANTWVDYAMQRPDTEIVGLVDLQEHQAAALAARHGLSCPTYTDIAEAIQATEANIVFDVTIPASHYGIAMTALQQGCHVFGEKPLAETFAECGDIVQTARKTGRIQAVMQNRRFDPRIRAFRELIAGGTIGKVGYAGADFFLGPHFGGFRDMMDSPLLLDMAIHTFDQARLILGTNPVSVYCHEFNPPGSWYTGNAMALCIFEMSDGSVFNYRGSWCAEGAPTSWEASWRVTGEKGTAIWDGHDDIYADVVAAEHLDASGKPSFFQPSERIEGQLPVMEKSGHHGCLEDMFAALESGRLPETDCSDNQFSMAMVLASLESARTGQKVLIADLMQA; encoded by the coding sequence GTGAGTCAGCAACATCGAGTGCTTGTCGCCGGCTGCGGTGCCATGGCCAACACCTGGGTCGATTACGCCATGCAAAGACCGGACACGGAGATCGTAGGGCTTGTTGATCTACAAGAACACCAAGCTGCAGCACTGGCTGCACGCCATGGTCTCTCCTGTCCTACATATACGGATATCGCTGAGGCCATCCAAGCTACAGAAGCCAACATCGTATTCGATGTCACGATTCCCGCAAGTCATTATGGCATTGCCATGACAGCCTTGCAGCAAGGCTGCCATGTGTTTGGCGAAAAGCCGCTGGCAGAAACCTTCGCGGAGTGCGGAGATATCGTCCAGACTGCCCGTAAAACCGGCCGCATCCAAGCCGTGATGCAGAATCGCCGCTTCGATCCTCGAATCCGCGCCTTTCGGGAGCTCATTGCCGGAGGCACTATTGGTAAGGTCGGTTATGCTGGGGCAGACTTCTTTCTCGGACCCCATTTTGGCGGATTTCGGGATATGATGGACAGTCCGCTGCTGCTGGACATGGCGATTCATACGTTTGATCAGGCCAGACTTATTCTTGGAACCAATCCGGTATCGGTCTATTGTCACGAATTCAACCCTCCAGGCTCCTGGTACACAGGCAATGCGATGGCGCTATGTATCTTCGAAATGTCGGACGGCTCCGTATTTAATTACCGCGGGTCCTGGTGCGCAGAAGGCGCCCCAACCTCGTGGGAAGCATCATGGCGTGTAACCGGGGAAAAAGGTACAGCCATCTGGGATGGACATGATGACATTTATGCAGATGTCGTTGCTGCAGAGCACCTGGATGCAAGCGGTAAGCCTTCCTTCTTCCAGCCTTCAGAGCGAATCGAAGGACAGCTGCCTGTCATGGAGAAAAGTGGACATCACGGCTGCCTCGAAGACATGTTCGCCGCGCTGGAATCCGGGCGATTGCCCGAAACGGATTGCAGCGACAATCAATTTAGTATGGCGATGGTGCTCGCTTCCCTCGAGAGTGCCCGCACTGGACAGAAAGTGCTCATCGCTGATCTGATGCAAGCATAG
- a CDS encoding sugar phosphate isomerase/epimerase family protein — MKNQLRIGTLVGGADAVRVIPQIMKHGFESFNLTFWQTTGELDLAETAKRVRELVDENDIKISALSVFGNPLTGAGDNADTLASWERVIDHAHLFGADIVSGFTGRLTNQPIDESIPRFKEVFGELARRAADRGVRIAFENCDMGGTWQTGDWNIAHNPTAWEMMFNAVPEENIGLEWEPCHQMSSLIDPIPQLRKWAHKVFHVHGKDATIAWDIVKEYGVHGPHEYVWHRTPGFGDTNWSDIITILRQNGYQGTIDIEGWHDPVYKDELEMTGQVHALRYLKQSRGGDFVPNPE; from the coding sequence ATGAAAAATCAATTGCGCATCGGTACCCTCGTGGGTGGAGCGGATGCTGTCCGCGTGATCCCTCAAATCATGAAACACGGTTTCGAGTCATTTAATCTGACCTTTTGGCAAACCACGGGTGAACTGGATCTTGCCGAAACAGCGAAGCGCGTGCGCGAGCTGGTCGACGAAAATGATATTAAGATTTCTGCACTCAGTGTTTTCGGCAACCCGCTCACCGGGGCCGGAGACAATGCAGACACACTGGCCAGCTGGGAACGGGTTATCGATCATGCCCATCTGTTCGGCGCAGACATTGTCTCGGGTTTCACGGGACGACTAACGAATCAGCCCATTGACGAGTCCATCCCGCGGTTCAAGGAGGTCTTTGGGGAACTGGCACGCCGGGCGGCGGACCGGGGAGTACGGATTGCTTTTGAAAACTGTGATATGGGTGGAACCTGGCAAACGGGCGACTGGAATATCGCTCATAATCCGACAGCTTGGGAAATGATGTTCAATGCGGTTCCGGAAGAAAACATCGGTCTGGAATGGGAGCCTTGCCATCAGATGTCCAGTCTCATCGATCCGATTCCTCAGCTTCGCAAATGGGCGCATAAAGTGTTCCACGTGCATGGCAAAGACGCAACCATTGCCTGGGATATCGTCAAAGAATATGGGGTTCACGGTCCTCATGAATATGTCTGGCATCGTACGCCCGGCTTCGGAGATACCAATTGGTCCGACATCATCACCATTCTGCGGCAAAACGGTTACCAGGGAACGATCGACATCGAAGGCTGGCATGATCCGGTATACAAAGATGAATTGGAAATGACAGGACAGGTGCATGCTCTGCGCTATCTGAAACAAAGCCGCGGCGGGGATTTTGTGCCTAATCCGGAATAA
- a CDS encoding helix-turn-helix transcriptional regulator, whose protein sequence is MLDLKALHENTRIDHKSHPFQLFQNRCSDMKIEECIMYLHWHEHFELIAMRKGHAVFHIDSRPYTAGPGEVLVIPGGTLHVGYALEEGDVEYDSVVVNAALFHDFTHDPLHLQYVAPYLEGRIRFPVKPAEQDKICLNYFSLIHEAIEEMVKQPPAYQLVAKSKLHALFTMLARTFMPQQLPGKATGSYFPNRERFKQLIEQIEANAAEKISVTEAASQVGLNTYHFCKMFKKLTGRTFVEYVNGCRMTEAEHLLRSSNLTITEIAARVGCDNANYFTKLYKQYKGMTPSEGRLNRKG, encoded by the coding sequence GTGCTGGATCTGAAAGCGCTTCACGAAAATACCCGAATTGACCATAAATCACATCCATTTCAGCTGTTTCAGAATCGATGCTCCGATATGAAAATAGAGGAGTGTATCATGTATTTGCACTGGCATGAACACTTTGAACTGATTGCCATGCGCAAGGGTCACGCTGTATTTCATATCGATAGCAGACCATACACGGCCGGGCCGGGCGAGGTGCTTGTTATTCCGGGAGGAACGCTTCATGTGGGTTATGCCCTGGAAGAGGGGGATGTGGAATATGATTCGGTTGTTGTCAATGCGGCGTTATTCCATGACTTCACACATGATCCGCTGCATCTGCAGTACGTGGCTCCCTATCTGGAGGGACGGATTCGGTTTCCGGTGAAGCCGGCGGAGCAGGACAAAATCTGCCTGAACTACTTCTCACTAATCCATGAGGCGATTGAGGAGATGGTTAAGCAGCCACCTGCCTACCAGCTCGTGGCCAAGTCCAAGCTGCACGCCCTGTTTACCATGCTGGCTCGTACCTTTATGCCTCAGCAGCTGCCGGGAAAAGCAACGGGTTCTTATTTCCCAAACCGTGAACGGTTCAAACAACTGATCGAGCAGATTGAAGCCAATGCGGCGGAGAAGATATCCGTCACCGAAGCGGCCAGTCAGGTGGGGCTGAATACATATCATTTTTGCAAAATGTTCAAGAAATTGACGGGCCGCACCTTCGTTGAATACGTGAACGGATGCCGGATGACCGAAGCCGAGCATCTGCTGCGAAGCAGCAATCTGACCATTACCGAGATTGCCGCCAGGGTGGGGTGCGACAATGCCAATTATTTTACGAAACTGTATAAACAGTATAAGGGAATGACCCCTTCCGAAGGTCGGTTGAACCGGAAAGGATGA
- a CDS encoding phytoene desaturase family protein: MRHNDNDFVWDTVIIGAGIAGLTASIYLARAGQKVLLLEKGAHPGGRAVSTELADAQVNLGAHALNRSALPILRDIGVIPDGMAPKPPGSLVFNGENSRGMNISLLRLLFGSRLNSREKYQLLGFYWSLNRADASSLNRVSLQEYLDTRVPSLCAQRIVLALVRLSTYCDAPDLISAGAVINQLKQSRVLYVNGGWKSLINQLTTRAQQAGVSIHNGVSVQEVRGTMPRIEIKLKDESCIISRNIISTAGPRSTLAFLNPALTTAEEALYRRLVPVYAACLDLVVTGMPNPRTTFVLGADAPWYYANHSATASLSIHSERNVVHVMKYLPATGHSDPKMDENELTGFLDCIQSGWRKHVVRKRLLPRMLVTHAVPTAATGGLQGRPGPQIKGRPGIYVAGDWVGSEGMLVHASLASAREAARMILADTDI; encoded by the coding sequence GTGAGACACAATGACAATGATTTCGTGTGGGACACTGTGATTATTGGAGCAGGTATCGCTGGATTAACTGCTTCTATATATCTGGCCCGGGCCGGACAAAAAGTGCTTTTGCTGGAAAAAGGGGCGCATCCGGGAGGCCGCGCTGTTTCTACTGAACTGGCAGATGCCCAAGTTAACTTGGGTGCTCATGCGCTGAATAGAAGCGCACTCCCCATTTTGCGAGACATAGGTGTAATTCCTGATGGAATGGCACCCAAACCGCCGGGTAGCTTGGTTTTTAACGGAGAAAATAGTCGGGGTATGAACATTTCATTGTTGCGTTTGTTGTTCGGTTCGCGCCTGAATAGTAGAGAGAAATATCAGCTGCTTGGCTTCTATTGGTCTCTGAACAGAGCGGATGCATCTTCCCTGAACAGGGTCAGTCTGCAGGAGTATTTGGATACAAGGGTGCCTAGCCTGTGTGCGCAGCGTATTGTGCTTGCGCTAGTTCGGTTAAGCACGTATTGTGATGCCCCTGATCTGATAAGTGCTGGAGCTGTGATTAATCAGCTTAAACAGAGTCGGGTGTTGTATGTAAACGGAGGATGGAAGTCTCTTATCAATCAATTGACTACGCGGGCTCAGCAAGCTGGCGTATCCATCCATAATGGTGTTTCCGTACAAGAAGTCCGTGGCACTATGCCTCGGATTGAGATTAAGCTTAAGGACGAATCTTGTATAATTTCCCGGAATATCATCTCCACTGCTGGGCCAAGGAGTACATTGGCTTTTTTGAATCCCGCACTTACTACCGCCGAAGAAGCACTTTACAGGCGGCTAGTTCCAGTTTATGCAGCGTGTCTGGATCTGGTTGTGACAGGGATGCCGAATCCCCGAACGACCTTTGTTCTGGGTGCCGACGCCCCGTGGTATTATGCTAATCATTCTGCCACGGCTTCATTATCCATTCACTCCGAGCGAAACGTTGTACACGTCATGAAGTATTTACCGGCAACAGGGCATTCCGATCCCAAAATGGATGAAAACGAATTGACTGGATTTTTGGATTGCATTCAATCAGGCTGGCGCAAGCATGTTGTCCGGAAGCGGCTTCTGCCACGAATGCTGGTTACCCATGCCGTTCCGACCGCCGCAACGGGCGGTCTCCAGGGGAGGCCGGGTCCGCAGATCAAGGGTCGCCCGGGAATCTATGTTGCTGGTGATTGGGTTGGAAGTGAGGGGATGCTGGTTCATGCTTCGCTGGCCAGTGCACGTGAAGCTGCTCGGATGATATTGGCAGATACAGACATCTAA
- a CDS encoding RNA polymerase sigma-70 factor, whose amino-acid sequence MELDEVYSRYRPLLFSIAYRMLGSVTHAEDLVQDTFVTLQLKAIHQEEGHIRDLKAYLCKIVTNRCLDYLKSAKAQREVYIGPWLPEPLLQEYTIIPASIRAEEMDPFQTIELADTISYAFLVMLERLSPVERAVFILREAFVFEYDVIADFLGKTETGCRKIFSRLKQKMENESEIEWVPNAKSEQLTLRFLQAASTGDMAELFQLLSDDVTLYSDGGGKITAAVKPIVSSQRVIAFIGGLVAKGDSLVSVRVVRINGQHGLLIQVPHEASPTVVSLAIKNGLVQEIYMIRNPDKLRHIRLR is encoded by the coding sequence ATGGAACTTGATGAAGTATACAGCAGGTACAGACCGCTTCTGTTTTCTATCGCTTATCGTATGCTGGGATCGGTCACCCATGCCGAGGATTTGGTGCAGGATACTTTTGTGACCTTGCAGCTGAAGGCCATACATCAGGAAGAGGGACACATCCGAGATCTGAAGGCTTACTTATGCAAAATCGTTACAAACCGCTGTCTTGATTATTTGAAGTCAGCCAAGGCACAAAGAGAAGTGTACATCGGTCCTTGGTTGCCGGAGCCCTTGTTGCAAGAATATACGATCATCCCAGCATCAATCCGGGCAGAAGAAATGGATCCATTTCAGACGATTGAGCTGGCAGATACGATCTCTTACGCCTTTCTTGTTATGCTTGAACGGTTGTCCCCTGTCGAGCGAGCAGTATTTATTTTGCGGGAAGCATTCGTATTTGAATACGATGTTATTGCAGACTTCCTCGGTAAAACCGAGACGGGATGTCGTAAAATTTTCAGTCGTCTCAAACAAAAAATGGAGAACGAATCGGAGATTGAGTGGGTTCCTAATGCGAAGTCCGAGCAGTTGACACTGCGTTTTCTTCAGGCTGCGTCGACGGGCGATATGGCTGAACTTTTCCAGCTTCTCTCGGATGATGTTACGCTGTATAGTGATGGTGGTGGCAAAATCACGGCAGCTGTGAAGCCGATTGTATCCAGCCAACGCGTCATTGCATTCATTGGAGGTCTGGTAGCCAAGGGAGACAGCCTGGTATCGGTACGGGTGGTTAGAATCAACGGACAACATGGTCTTCTGATACAGGTCCCCCATGAGGCTTCCCCAACGGTAGTCAGCCTGGCTATAAAAAACGGCCTCGTTCAAGAAATTTATATGATCCGAAATCCGGATAAGCTGCGGCATATAAGACTCAGATGA